From the genome of Eucalyptus grandis isolate ANBG69807.140 chromosome 2, ASM1654582v1, whole genome shotgun sequence, one region includes:
- the LOC120290765 gene encoding putative disease resistance RPP13-like protein 1: MPIAELFLGAFLQVLFDRLASHELLKFAQHKGIDTLLKNWEKKLTSIDQVLIDAEDRQLTGDLRVKSWLEDLRNLAYDIEDLLDELVTESAKNKSEAEPSTSKVSFLLPSCCFNLSSRAFMFDRKMRAKMEEMDSRLKNSITQKDILRLREYDGQRSAYRPQNLPSPTTHLTEEFFIGREDKKMEILELLTKEEDDGTYTDVKKIPIVGMPGLGKTALAQQVFNDDRVTNYFDVKAWACVSDDFDVLSITRSILETTNPQLSCEHKSLNWLQDELTKSLSRKKFLVVLDDLWDKNYENWIFLLKPFRSGAKGSKIIVTTRDREVASMVDARLITLEVLSPDYCMELFAFHALGVRNFNNHPNLVVLGRKIVEKCKGLPLAVKALAGLLRNTDNPREWEDILKSKIWDISEDRINVLPALKLSYLHLPSHLKRCFAYCAIFPKDYEIQQDELICWWIAEGLVEAKGAKNKWNVGLDYFNDLVNRSLILKSGSNESQFLMHDLVNDLAKLVASPTHFDLGEFKGDHNNTSSVRHASFISSEYILPEKFKIYHGMKGLRSFISLKPFGNYKVSQKVLCDLLLALKYLRVLSLSHYWITEIPDCIGELMHLSGNGKWLKVRGVKRPRDP, encoded by the exons ATGCCCATCGCAGAGCTCTTTCTTGGCGCCTTTCTTCAGGTGCTATTTGATAGGTTGGCCTCTCATGAACTTCTCAAATTTGCGCAACACAAGGGTATCGATACACTACTAAAGAATTGGGAGAAGAAGCTGACCAGTATTGACCAGGTGCTGATTGACGCAGAGGATAGGCAACTGACTGGTGATCTCAGGGTGAAGTCGTGGCTTGAAGATCTCAGGAACTTAGCCTACGACATCGAAGACTTGCTTGATGAGCTTGTCACAGAATCCGCCAAAAACAAGTCCGAGGCAGAACCCAGCACTAGCAAGGTGAGTTTCCTTCTTCCAAGTTGTTGCTTCAATTTGAGCTCGAGAGCATTTATGTTCGATCGTAAAATGCGAGCCAAGATGGAAGAGATGGATAGTAGACTAAAGAATAGCATCACTCAGAAAGATATTCTGCGCCTGAGAGAGTATGACGGGCAGCGATCAGCATACCGCCCACAGAATTTGCCTTCTCCCACTACGCATTTGACCGAGGAATTTTTCATTGGTAGGGAGGATAAAAAGATGGAGATCCTCGAATTActgaccaaagaagaagacgatggaacATATACCGATGTAAAAAAGATTCCCATTGTAGGGATGCCGGGTCTTGGGAAGACGGCTCTCGCTCAGCAAGTTTTCAATGATGATAGAGTCACTAACTATTTTGATGTAAAAGCATGGGCTTGTGTTTCCGATGATTTCGATGTGCTTTCCATTACAAGGAGTATCCTAGAGACAACCAACCCCCAGTTGTCCTGTGAACATAAATCCCTCAATTGGCTTCAAGACGAGCTCACAAAAAGCCTTTCAAGGAAAAAGTTTCTCGTTGTATTAGATGATCTTTGGGACAAGAATTATGAAAACTGGATTTTCCTCTTGAAGCCTTTTCGATCGGGAGCGAAAGGAAGCAAGATCATAGTCACGACTCGTGACCGCGAGGTGGCTTCAATGGTCGATGCTCGATTGATAACTCTAGAAGTGTTGTCACCAGATTATTGTATGGAGCTGTTCGCATTTCATGCCCTTGGAGTTCGAAATTTCAATAATCATCCCAATCTTGTTGTATTAGGCCGAAAAATAgtggaaaaatgcaaaggttTGCCATTAGCCGTGAAGGCATTGGCTGGGCTGCTACGCAATACAGACAATCCCCGTGAATGGGAAGATATATTGAAGAGCAAGATTTGGGATATATCAGAAGATAGAATTAACGTCCTTCCGGCTTTGAAACTTAGCTACCTCCATCTCCCTTCCCATTTGAAGAGATGTTTTGCTTATTGTGCTATATTTCCCAAGGACTATGAAATCCAACAGGACGAGTTGATTTGCTGGTGGATTGCAGAAGGCTTAGTGGAGGCAAAAGGAGCAAAGAATAAGTGGAATGTAGGTTTGGATTATTTCAACGACCTAGTAAATAGATCGTTAATTCTAAAGTCGGGTAGCAATGAATCACAATTCTTGATGCATGATCTTGTGAATGACCTGGCAAAGCTAGTTGCCAGTCCAACTCATTTTGACTTGGGGGAGTTTAAGGGTGATCACAATAATACATCTTCAGTTCGTCACGCCTCATTCATATCCAGCGAATACATTCTACcagaaaaattcaagatataTCATGGAATGAAGGGACTCAGGAGCTTCATATCATTAAAACCATTTGGAAATTACAAAGTGTCCCAAAAAGTGCTATGTGACCTGTTGTTGGCATTGAAGTATTTGAGGGTGCTTTCATTAAGTCACTACTGGATAACTGAGATACCAGATTGCATAGGTGAACTGATGCACCTAAG TGGGAACGGGAAATGGCTCAAGGTTAGAGGAGTTAAAAGACCTAGAGATCCTTAG